One Synechococcus sp. PROS-9-1 DNA window includes the following coding sequences:
- a CDS encoding HEAT repeat domain-containing protein, with product MASTPEQTAPNPEELRAAIASGDPVQAMPALAKLRALPDSENDSVVIPLLILGSKQQAFLVRSLSCSGLGYRRNEQGWQVLIGLVSTDDDPNVRAEAANALASYGVERAWPLLRESFAKDGAWLVRCSILSALAEQPEMNPAWLLDLGREAIADADGTVRVSGAEILARVLREQAGNANGSEARALLQPLQQDADHRVVAAALNGLQP from the coding sequence ATGGCTAGTACCCCTGAACAGACTGCACCCAATCCTGAGGAGCTGCGGGCAGCGATCGCTTCTGGTGATCCTGTTCAAGCGATGCCAGCCCTTGCCAAATTGCGAGCGCTGCCCGATTCAGAGAACGACAGTGTTGTGATTCCACTGTTGATCCTGGGCAGTAAGCAACAGGCATTTTTAGTGCGCTCCCTGAGCTGCAGTGGCCTGGGCTACCGGCGCAATGAACAGGGCTGGCAGGTGCTGATTGGTCTGGTTTCGACAGACGACGATCCCAATGTGCGCGCTGAAGCGGCCAATGCCTTAGCGAGCTACGGGGTGGAGCGGGCCTGGCCCCTGTTGCGCGAAAGCTTTGCGAAGGATGGCGCTTGGTTGGTGCGTTGCAGCATCCTTTCCGCTCTCGCTGAGCAGCCCGAAATGAACCCGGCTTGGTTGCTGGACCTTGGCAGGGAAGCGATCGCCGATGCTGATGGCACCGTGCGGGTGAGTGGGGCGGAAATTTTGGCTCGGGTCCTGCGCGAGCAGGCCGGAAACGCCAATGGCTCTGAAGCCAGGGCGTTGCTTCAGCCGTTGCAACAGGACGCTGATCACCGTGTGGTGGCTGCTGCGCTGAATGGATTGCAGCCTTAA